A stretch of the Adhaeribacter swui genome encodes the following:
- a CDS encoding ArdC family protein: MTSNQKFTQLAEEVTNEVIAQLEQGKVFWKKPWSSYGLPKNYVSDRAYEGFNAFYLNYITGKRKYKTPYFLTFKQAKDLRGNVRKGEKGTQIIFWKIFNNKIGEKTTLAGETKDIVQTKFVPFIWTVFNIDQVEGVSFNLPGDVERTDNQIIEACQNVVNNYPEPAPRIEHGGSEAYYLPAFDKVQMPDIKTFINAQAYHSTLFHELIHSTGHEIRLNRFTEEDKATQFGDINYSKEELVAEMGASFLNAFTGIKEIVFENSVAYLQGWIKKLKDDKTMIIYASTKAFKAASFILGHKSEHQNQEQQDTEAIEV, translated from the coding sequence ATGACCTCTAACCAAAAATTCACTCAGTTAGCCGAAGAAGTAACAAATGAAGTAATCGCTCAATTAGAGCAAGGTAAAGTTTTTTGGAAAAAGCCGTGGAGCTCGTATGGATTGCCTAAAAATTACGTATCGGATCGTGCGTACGAAGGCTTTAACGCTTTTTACCTTAACTACATTACGGGGAAAAGAAAATATAAAACTCCCTACTTTTTAACCTTTAAACAGGCTAAAGATTTAAGAGGTAATGTGAGAAAAGGCGAAAAGGGCACTCAGATTATCTTCTGGAAAATATTTAATAATAAGATAGGAGAGAAGACTACTCTAGCCGGTGAAACCAAGGATATAGTACAAACCAAATTTGTGCCTTTCATCTGGACCGTATTTAATATTGACCAGGTAGAAGGTGTTAGTTTTAATCTTCCGGGTGATGTAGAGCGGACTGACAATCAAATTATAGAAGCTTGCCAGAATGTTGTAAATAATTATCCGGAACCGGCGCCACGGATAGAACACGGTGGTTCAGAAGCTTACTATTTACCGGCTTTTGATAAGGTTCAGATGCCTGATATTAAAACCTTCATCAATGCTCAGGCCTACCATTCTACTTTATTTCATGAGTTAATTCATTCCACTGGCCACGAGATAAGGTTGAACCGCTTTACCGAAGAAGATAAAGCAACCCAATTTGGAGATATAAATTATTCCAAAGAAGAATTAGTAGCAGAGATGGGAGCGAGTTTCTTGAATGCTTTCACCGGGATTAAAGAAATAGTTTTCGAAAACTCAGTAGCTTATTTACAGGGTTGGATCAAGAAGCTAAAGGATGATAAAACTATGATTATATATGCTAGCACCAAAGCATTTAAGGCAGCTAGTTTTATTCTGGGCCACAAATCCGAACACCAAAATCAAGAACAACAGGATACCGAAGCCATAGAAGTTTAA
- a CDS encoding ParA family protein: MKVFALLNHKGGVGKTTSTINIGAALNRAGKSVLLIDLDPQANLSQSLGIQEPAQTIYGIIKGDYLASDAVLNIRSGLDVIPSTLDLSGSEIELSTKIGRELILREAIEPLKKKYDFILIDCPPSLGLLTVNALTASDKILIPLQAEFLAMQGLAKMLEVVSIIQKHLNKSLELGGVFITQYDSRKVLNKNVFDTITEHFPKKVFATKIRDNVALAEAPATGQDIFTYNSKSAGAADYESLAEEILSKHTKKKSTK; encoded by the coding sequence ATGAAAGTATTTGCCCTTCTCAATCACAAAGGTGGTGTTGGAAAAACCACTAGTACCATTAATATTGGTGCAGCACTTAATAGAGCGGGTAAATCTGTTTTGCTGATTGACTTAGATCCACAAGCTAATTTATCGCAAAGTTTAGGCATTCAAGAACCAGCTCAGACGATTTATGGCATTATCAAAGGCGATTACCTCGCTAGTGATGCAGTATTGAATATCAGGTCTGGGTTAGACGTGATACCATCGACTTTAGATTTAAGTGGTTCTGAAATAGAATTGAGCACTAAAATAGGTCGGGAGCTTATTTTACGAGAAGCAATTGAACCATTAAAAAAGAAGTACGACTTTATCCTGATTGACTGCCCTCCCTCATTAGGTCTGCTTACGGTTAATGCATTAACTGCTTCTGATAAAATTCTGATCCCGCTGCAAGCTGAATTCTTAGCTATGCAGGGACTTGCCAAAATGTTAGAAGTAGTTTCAATAATTCAGAAGCATCTGAATAAATCCTTAGAGTTAGGAGGTGTATTCATTACCCAGTATGACAGCCGTAAGGTTCTTAATAAAAACGTATTTGATACTATAACAGAACATTTTCCGAAAAAAGTCTTTGCTACCAAAATTCGCGATAATGTTGCTTTGGCGGAGGCACCGGCTACTGGCCAAGACATCTTTACTTATAATAGTAAAAGCGCGGGTGCGGCCGATTATGAGTCATTAGCAGAAGAAATATTATCCAAACATACAAAGAAGAAAAGCACCAAATAA